One Ignavibacteriota bacterium DNA segment encodes these proteins:
- a CDS encoding PorT family protein yields the protein MKKTLALVLVLAFAFGLAQAGDNAKPIQKAGSTALLFDLSGLANLGAGNYQGGLGVKYYIANGFSARLGLGFNSSSTTTKNPVTPTPANQLDESKFTGTSFTIAPGIQYNVATSNAVVGYVGAQVAFTTGSQERKGNANSFGTGFTKDHSYNESNTTFGVAAFVGVEWFAWDNISLAGEYRFGFSTTTGKAESKTATTSTSADAPSQTSLGLGSANAGALTLAVYF from the coding sequence ATGAAGAAAACATTAGCTCTCGTCCTCGTTCTCGCGTTTGCGTTCGGACTTGCACAGGCTGGTGACAATGCCAAGCCGATCCAGAAGGCTGGCAGCACCGCGTTGCTGTTCGACCTGAGCGGTCTCGCGAATCTTGGCGCAGGCAATTACCAGGGTGGCCTCGGCGTGAAGTACTACATCGCCAACGGATTCTCGGCACGGCTGGGACTCGGCTTCAATTCGTCCAGCACCACCACGAAGAACCCGGTGACGCCGACCCCGGCCAATCAGCTTGACGAGAGCAAATTCACCGGTACGAGCTTCACGATCGCCCCGGGCATCCAGTACAACGTTGCGACCAGCAATGCGGTCGTCGGGTACGTCGGTGCACAGGTGGCATTCACGACCGGCAGCCAGGAGCGCAAGGGGAATGCGAACAGCTTCGGCACCGGCTTCACGAAGGACCACAGCTACAACGAATCGAATACCACGTTCGGCGTCGCCGCCTTCGTTGGTGTGGAATGGTTCGCATGGGACAATATCAGTCTTGCCGGCGAATACCGCTTCGGCTTCAGCACGACCACTGGTAAGGCCGAGTCGAAGACCGCTACGACCTCGACGAGCGCAGATGCTCCCAGCCAGACCTCGTTGGGCCTTGGCTCCGCCAATGCAGGTGCTTTGACCCTCGCTGTCTATTTCTGA